In the genome of Triticum urartu cultivar G1812 chromosome 5, Tu2.1, whole genome shotgun sequence, one region contains:
- the LOC125505978 gene encoding PLASMODESMATA CALLOSE-BINDING PROTEIN 1-like: MASHAARLLLLLALAAALAGRSDGAWCVCRTDLPDATLQRTLDYACGSAADCKPIQPNATCFAPDTVKAHCSYAVNSYYQRSGQNPLACVFSNTAVISSTDPSTNGCKYPASATPSAPGSPPPPMAQGPNGDLKDTSGGADVFPVAGAATRAVILACCSLLALYFMA, from the exons ATGGCGTCCCAcgcggcgcgcctcctcctgctCCTCGCGCTGGCCGCCGCGCTCGCCGGCCGCTCCG ATGGGGCGTGGTGCGTGTGCCGCACGGACCTGCCGGACGCGACGCTGCAGAGGACGCTGGACTACGCGTGCGGCAGCGCCGCCGACTGCAAGCCCATCCAGCCCAACGCCACCTGCTTCGCGCCGGACACCGTCAAGGCGCACTGCTCCTACGCCGTCAACAGCTACTACCAGCGCAGCGGCCAGAACCCGCTCGCCTGCGTCTTCTCCAACACCGCCGTGATCTCCTCCACCGACCCAA GCACCAACGGCTGCAAGTACCCTGCAAGTGCGACCCCAAG TGCTCCTGGCAGCCCGCCGCCGCCAATGGCGCAAGGTCCGAACGGCGACCTGAAGGACACCAGCGGCGGCGCCGACGTCTTCCCGGTGGCCGGAGCCGCGACGCGGGCGGTGATCCTGGCCTGCTGCTCGCTCCTTGCTCTCTACTTCATGGCGTGA